A single window of Papio anubis isolate 15944 chromosome 8, Panubis1.0, whole genome shotgun sequence DNA harbors:
- the SMIM18 gene encoding small integral membrane protein 18 has protein sequence MASSLWNETTTSVYQYLGFQVQKIYPFHDNWNTACFVILLLFIFTVVSLVVLAFLYEVLDCCCCVKNKTVKDLKSEPNPLRSMMDNIRKRETEVV, from the coding sequence ATGGCTTCCAGCCTCTGGAATGAAACCACTACCTCTGTTTATCAGTACCTTGGTTTTCAAGTTCAAAAAATTTACCCTTTCCATGACAACTGGAACACTGCCTGTTTTGTCATcctgcttttatttatatttacagtgGTATCTTTAGTGGTGCTGGCTTTCCTTTATGAAGTGCTTGACTGCTGCTGCTGTGTAAAAAACAAAACCGTGAAAGACTTGAAAAGTGAACCCAACCCTCTCAGAAGCATGATGGACAACATCAGAAAACGTGAAACTGAAGTGGTCTAA